In the Opitutia bacterium genome, one interval contains:
- a CDS encoding TonB-dependent receptor, which translates to MAVLAVPSFAQAAGEISGRVLNVGTGRYLNNARVTVDGTTRETFTNEFGEYRFADLPAGTVTVKVVYTGLDPKSESVTVAAGQSTTLNFELTSADRYGKTDDKVVQLDTFVVQSNREYEGNALATNEQRYAPNVKVVMAADAFGAVNEGNPGEFLKYLPGVSVDYVAADVRTVSVRGFASNFSNVYWDGMRLTSSASGSSNRVFEFEQVSINNTSRTEIIKLPTPDIPADSLGGAVNFISKNAFERKGAQFNYRVYMNMNSENMDILQKTPGPGVKKTFKVLPNFDFDYTLPVNDRFGLVITGLSSNQHVEQHRWQPTWNFQQGGGTYTPAGGSATTLTAATPSNPYMQQWQIQDGPKTTNRASIGIKADWKLTKNQTLSVAYQDNYYKTFFGNRNLNFNMGTSGTPSTNTGTPISWGSDFVQAASGRGSVTQGSSFRDKLGNTSAGNIVWKWNNAEWDVDAGVNGVQSRTWYRALARGHFANVGTSLVGVTNLRADGFNFPGGMNITAKDASGNVLDPYNLNNFRLTTASNDPIDGKATMKSGHVNVARHFDSWTIPVNVKFGGEVREEGRDNRRYSESYTYVGADGVSNTADDNAGAFLDTVYKGSDSGFGSKSIQWINPYLLAEVYRSNPGYFTTNAVTNETNRINNSEKMSERVTAYYAQIDGRLLRGKLRFVGGVRYEKTNDKGQGALKNGFEVLFERNADGTLVDGNPTLAGIQYVRKASAGPAGATTTTNTQTPSGTVVGTGGVTTGTFTTTTMQELGMTLIERGYRADRSYDGYYPSLHLTYEIRDNLLLRAAYAKTFGRPDYANIIPATTIDENDTDPTAAGSLTIRNTGLKPWTANNFDLSLEYYPEKGGQMIVGAFQKNLSDFWTNARWRRRRRSRAGTRHRSPLRRLVRQHDDQRGRRQGQRLGIQRHPAAQVPPGLGSLLHGQGQRHGPAPLGRQHA; encoded by the coding sequence ATGGCCGTGCTCGCAGTGCCTTCGTTTGCCCAGGCGGCGGGCGAAATTTCCGGTCGCGTGCTGAACGTCGGCACCGGCCGCTACCTGAACAATGCCCGCGTCACCGTCGACGGCACCACGCGCGAAACGTTCACGAACGAGTTCGGCGAATATCGCTTCGCGGACCTCCCGGCGGGAACGGTCACCGTCAAAGTCGTCTATACCGGTCTCGATCCGAAATCCGAGTCCGTGACGGTCGCGGCCGGCCAAAGCACCACGCTGAATTTTGAACTCACGAGCGCGGACCGCTACGGCAAGACCGACGACAAGGTCGTGCAGCTCGACACCTTCGTCGTGCAGTCCAACCGCGAATACGAAGGCAACGCGCTCGCGACGAACGAACAGCGCTACGCTCCCAACGTGAAGGTCGTCATGGCGGCCGACGCTTTCGGTGCGGTCAACGAGGGCAATCCCGGCGAGTTCCTCAAATACCTGCCCGGCGTCTCGGTCGATTACGTCGCCGCCGACGTGCGCACGGTTTCCGTTCGCGGCTTCGCTTCCAATTTCTCCAACGTCTACTGGGACGGCATGCGCCTGACTTCCTCCGCGTCGGGCAGCAGCAATCGCGTGTTCGAGTTCGAGCAGGTTTCGATCAACAACACCTCCCGCACGGAAATCATCAAGCTGCCGACGCCCGACATCCCGGCCGACTCCCTCGGCGGTGCCGTGAACTTCATTTCGAAGAACGCGTTCGAGCGCAAAGGCGCGCAGTTCAATTACCGCGTCTACATGAACATGAATTCGGAGAACATGGACATCCTCCAGAAGACGCCCGGGCCCGGCGTGAAGAAGACGTTCAAGGTGCTCCCGAATTTCGATTTCGACTACACGCTGCCGGTCAACGACCGCTTCGGCCTCGTCATCACTGGACTCTCGTCCAATCAGCACGTCGAACAGCATCGCTGGCAGCCGACGTGGAACTTCCAGCAGGGCGGCGGCACCTACACGCCCGCCGGCGGCTCCGCCACCACGCTCACGGCCGCGACACCGTCCAACCCCTACATGCAGCAATGGCAGATTCAGGACGGTCCCAAGACCACCAATCGCGCCTCGATCGGCATCAAGGCCGACTGGAAGCTCACGAAGAACCAGACGCTCTCGGTCGCCTACCAGGACAACTACTACAAGACCTTCTTCGGCAATCGTAACCTGAACTTCAACATGGGCACCAGCGGCACCCCGAGCACCAACACCGGCACGCCGATCTCCTGGGGCTCCGACTTCGTGCAGGCGGCGTCCGGCCGCGGCTCGGTCACCCAGGGCAGCTCCTTCCGCGACAAGCTCGGCAACACCTCCGCCGGCAACATCGTTTGGAAATGGAACAACGCGGAGTGGGATGTCGATGCCGGCGTCAACGGCGTCCAGTCGCGCACTTGGTATCGCGCGCTCGCCCGCGGGCACTTCGCCAACGTCGGCACGAGCCTCGTCGGCGTCACCAACCTGCGCGCCGATGGCTTCAACTTCCCCGGCGGCATGAACATCACGGCGAAGGACGCCTCGGGCAACGTGCTCGATCCCTACAACCTGAACAATTTCCGCCTCACCACCGCCTCGAACGACCCGATCGACGGCAAGGCCACCATGAAGAGCGGCCACGTGAACGTCGCGCGCCACTTCGATTCCTGGACCATTCCGGTCAACGTGAAGTTCGGCGGCGAAGTCCGCGAGGAAGGCCGCGACAATCGCCGCTATTCCGAGTCCTACACCTACGTCGGCGCCGACGGCGTCTCCAACACGGCCGACGACAACGCCGGTGCTTTCCTCGACACCGTCTATAAGGGCAGCGATTCCGGTTTCGGCTCCAAGTCGATCCAGTGGATCAATCCCTACCTGCTCGCCGAAGTCTATCGCTCCAACCCCGGCTACTTCACCACGAACGCCGTCACCAACGAGACGAACCGCATCAACAACTCGGAAAAGATGTCCGAGCGCGTCACCGCCTACTACGCGCAGATCGATGGCCGCCTCTTGCGCGGCAAGCTCCGTTTCGTCGGCGGCGTCCGTTACGAGAAGACTAACGACAAGGGCCAGGGCGCGCTGAAGAACGGCTTCGAAGTCCTCTTCGAGCGCAATGCCGACGGCACGCTCGTCGACGGCAATCCGACGCTCGCCGGCATCCAATACGTCCGCAAGGCCTCTGCCGGCCCCGCGGGCGCGACGACCACCACGAACACCCAGACCCCGAGCGGCACCGTCGTGGGCACGGGCGGCGTCACCACGGGCACGTTCACCACCACGACGATGCAGGAACTCGGCATGACCCTCATCGAGCGCGGCTATAGGGCCGACCGCAGCTATGACGGTTACTACCCGAGCCTGCACCTCACCTACGAAATCCGCGACAACCTCCTCCTCCGCGCCGCTTACGCGAAGACCTTCGGCCGCCCGGATTACGCGAACATCATTCCCGCGACCACCATCGACGAGAACGACACCGACCCGACCGCGGCCGGTTCGCTCACCATCCGCAACACCGGCTTGAAGCCCTGGACCGCGAACAACTTCGACCTGTCCCTCGAATACTATCCGGAAAAGGGCGGCCAGATGATCGTGGGCGCCTTCCAGAAAAACCTCAGCGACTTCTGGACAAACGCGCGGTGGCGTCGTCGACGCCGCTCTCGCGCAGGAACTCGGCATCGATCCCCGCTACGTCGGCTGGTCCGTCAACACGACGATCAACGGGGGCGACGCCAAGGTCAGCGGTTGGGAATTCAGCGTCATCCAGCCGCTCAAGTTCCTCCCGGGCTGGGGTCGCTACTTCACGGTCAAGGCCAACGGCACGGCCCTGCACCTCTCGGGCGACAACACGCCTGA
- a CDS encoding mannonate dehydratase, with protein sequence MQTAFRWYGHSDRVPLLWLRQMTPRPLVVTHLAHIPPGEIWPVEDLRRLRDELAEQELALGPIESVFWTDDMKLGRGDRDLHIENYIQSLANIRAAFPDAGEIIVTYNLMPLDWGRTELAHLHPNGTRGLAYDHAAMARIDLSHGLFLPGWGRRYSREEFSALQKAYADLGASGFWENVRYALKAIIPAAAASNIRLAAHPNDPPWSYLGLPAFLCNAADIRRLLSLYPHRSNALCFCTGSYGADPANDIVGMIREFKDSIAWAHLRSVKTTAEKTFHEADHADPTANVDLLAVMRTLVEIGWDGVFRSDHGLDLLHESDSVTNGYPAIDRYAANKMLWAYQRALKSALPARTASTIS encoded by the coding sequence ATGCAAACCGCCTTCCGTTGGTATGGTCACTCCGACCGCGTGCCGCTGCTCTGGCTGCGGCAAATGACGCCGCGTCCGCTCGTCGTCACGCACCTCGCGCACATCCCGCCCGGCGAAATCTGGCCGGTCGAGGACCTGCGCCGGCTGCGTGACGAACTCGCCGAACAGGAACTCGCTCTCGGCCCGATCGAGAGCGTTTTCTGGACCGACGACATGAAACTCGGCCGCGGCGACCGCGACCTGCACATCGAAAACTACATCCAGTCGCTCGCGAACATCCGCGCGGCCTTCCCCGACGCCGGCGAGATCATTGTCACGTATAACCTGATGCCGCTCGACTGGGGCCGCACCGAACTCGCGCACCTCCACCCCAACGGCACGCGCGGTCTCGCCTACGATCACGCCGCGATGGCGCGCATCGACCTCTCGCACGGCCTCTTTCTCCCCGGCTGGGGCCGCCGCTACAGCCGCGAAGAATTCAGCGCGCTGCAAAAAGCCTACGCCGATCTCGGTGCGAGCGGCTTCTGGGAAAACGTCCGCTACGCGCTGAAAGCGATCATCCCCGCCGCCGCCGCGAGTAACATCCGTCTCGCCGCGCATCCGAACGACCCGCCGTGGTCCTACCTCGGCCTCCCCGCGTTTCTCTGCAACGCCGCGGACATCCGCCGCCTGCTCTCGCTCTACCCGCACCGCTCGAACGCGCTTTGTTTCTGCACAGGTTCCTACGGCGCCGATCCGGCGAACGACATCGTGGGCATGATCCGCGAGTTCAAGGACTCCATCGCGTGGGCGCATCTCCGCAGCGTGAAAACGACCGCGGAAAAAACCTTCCACGAAGCCGACCACGCCGACCCCACCGCCAACGTCGATCTCCTCGCCGTCATGCGCACGCTCGTCGAGATCGGTTGGGACGGCGTCTTCCGCTCCGACCACGGCCTCGATCTCCTGCACGAGAGCGACTCCGTCACCAACGGCTATCCCGCGATCGATCGCTACGCCGCCAACAAAATGCTCTGGGCCTACCAGCGCGCCCTGAAGAGCGCCCTGCCCGCCCGCACCGCTTCCACCATTTCTTAG
- a CDS encoding sugar kinase: MSLQIKPANSVAFDQISLGEVMLRLDPGEGRIRTARSFTAWEGGGEYNTSRGLRKCFGLKTAVCTAFVDNEVGHLVEDFIMQGGVATDFIKWREDDGIGRTVRNGLNFTERGYGIRGAVGCPDRGNTAASQLKPGDFDWEHIFGQLGSRWFHTGGIFAALSSSTAELTIEAVKAAKKHGTIVSYDLNYRPSLWKTIGGLKKAQEVNREIAKYVDVMIGNEEDFTASLGFEVKGADHNISKIEIDAFKDMIGTAVKEFPNFKVAATTLRRVITATKNDWSAILWHDGQFYESRKYPELEILDRVGGGDSFASGLQFGFMTFNDPQKAVQYGAAHGALASTTPGDTSMATRKEVEKTMGGGGARVVR, translated from the coding sequence ATGTCGCTCCAAATCAAACCCGCAAACAGCGTCGCATTTGACCAGATCTCGCTCGGCGAGGTCATGCTCCGCCTCGATCCGGGCGAAGGCCGTATCCGCACGGCCCGCTCCTTCACCGCCTGGGAAGGCGGCGGCGAATACAACACCTCCCGCGGTCTCCGCAAATGCTTCGGCCTGAAAACGGCCGTCTGCACCGCGTTCGTCGACAACGAGGTCGGACACCTCGTCGAGGACTTCATCATGCAAGGCGGTGTGGCCACCGACTTCATCAAGTGGCGCGAGGACGACGGCATCGGCCGCACCGTCCGCAACGGTCTCAACTTCACCGAGCGCGGCTACGGCATCCGCGGCGCCGTCGGCTGCCCCGACCGCGGCAACACCGCCGCCTCGCAGCTCAAACCCGGCGACTTCGACTGGGAGCACATCTTCGGCCAGCTCGGCTCTCGCTGGTTCCACACCGGCGGCATCTTCGCCGCGCTGTCGTCCTCGACGGCCGAGCTCACGATCGAAGCCGTCAAGGCCGCGAAGAAGCACGGCACGATCGTCTCCTACGACCTCAACTACCGCCCCTCGCTCTGGAAAACCATCGGCGGCCTCAAGAAAGCCCAGGAGGTCAACCGCGAGATCGCGAAGTATGTCGACGTCATGATCGGCAACGAGGAGGACTTCACCGCCTCGCTCGGCTTCGAGGTCAAGGGCGCCGACCACAACATTTCCAAGATCGAGATCGACGCCTTCAAGGACATGATCGGCACCGCCGTGAAGGAGTTCCCGAACTTCAAGGTCGCCGCCACCACGCTGCGCCGCGTCATCACCGCGACGAAGAACGACTGGTCCGCGATCCTCTGGCACGACGGCCAGTTCTACGAAAGCCGCAAGTATCCCGAGCTCGAGATCCTCGACCGCGTCGGCGGCGGCGACTCGTTCGCCTCGGGCCTGCAGTTCGGCTTCATGACCTTCAACGACCCGCAGAAAGCCGTCCAATACGGTGCCGCCCACGGCGCGCTCGCGAGCACCACGCCCGGCGACACCTCGATGGCCACCCGCAAGGAAGTCGAGAAGACCATGGGCGGCGGCGGCGCCCGCGTCGTCCGCTGA
- a CDS encoding IclR family transcriptional regulator, producing MKPAPYPTRPAASRTTSPASDAERYVIPNLRNACRILKLLGRSTEGYKVADIARELKIPVTTTLRIMSTLTLEGLARKVDSRFELGPVLIQLGNAALSGTEIRELAQPVLLKLTQVTDETAHLAIPCDDRSLIVAVQDSLHPLRAASRPGFLAELHCSSTGKTFLSFLHYERLAELFPSSAKPTKRTPRTLTTLAEIRREIEATRKRGYSLDDEEFNPGVRCLAAPVYASDGKVAAAIGITAATVRFTRERIPEMGAHVMAAARELSEHLGYRGQES from the coding sequence GTGAAACCCGCCCCCTATCCCACCCGCCCCGCCGCCTCCCGGACAACGTCGCCCGCCTCCGACGCCGAGCGCTACGTCATCCCGAATCTCCGCAACGCCTGCCGCATCCTCAAGCTGCTCGGCCGCTCCACCGAGGGCTACAAGGTCGCGGACATCGCCCGGGAGCTGAAAATCCCCGTGACGACCACGCTGCGCATCATGAGCACGCTCACGCTCGAGGGGCTCGCGCGCAAGGTCGACAGCCGCTTCGAGCTCGGCCCGGTCCTCATCCAACTTGGTAACGCCGCTCTCTCCGGCACCGAGATCCGCGAACTCGCCCAACCTGTCCTGCTCAAGCTCACTCAGGTAACCGACGAGACCGCGCACCTCGCGATTCCCTGCGACGACCGTTCGCTCATCGTCGCCGTGCAGGACAGCCTGCACCCGCTCCGCGCCGCCTCGCGCCCGGGCTTCCTCGCCGAGCTGCACTGCTCGTCGACGGGCAAGACCTTCCTCTCGTTCCTGCACTACGAGCGCCTCGCGGAACTCTTCCCCTCCTCCGCCAAGCCCACCAAGCGCACCCCGCGCACGTTGACGACGCTCGCGGAAATTCGCCGCGAAATCGAAGCGACGCGCAAGCGCGGCTACAGCCTCGACGACGAGGAGTTCAATCCCGGCGTCCGCTGCCTCGCCGCGCCGGTCTACGCCTCCGACGGCAAAGTCGCCGCCGCGATCGGCATCACCGCCGCCACGGTTCGCTTCACCCGCGAACGCATCCCCGAGATGGGCGCGCACGTGATGGCCGCCGCCCGCGAACTCTCCGAACACCTCGGCTACCGCGGCCAGGAATCCTGA
- a CDS encoding DUF2088 domain-containing protein, whose protein sequence is MSDAPYRSLAPSGQSLSDDTVRDLVARACPAANYRGKRVCLIIPDGTRTAPVGLMFKTLFAQLAGAVRKFDVMIALGTHPAMTDTAINERVEISADERASTYRDVEFINHEWDNPAALRDLGCIPAEQIRELSGGLFAMDVPVHVNKRLFDYDELIIVGPVFPHEVVGFSGGNKYLFPGVAGPGILNFFHWLGAVVTNPMIIGNKWTPVRKVVDRAGALVTVPKLCFAMVVQGKGDLAGLFAGTPEQAWDDASELSRQLHITYKDRPFHTVLSCAPAMYDELWVGGKCMYKLEPIVADGGELIIYAPHIHEVSVVHGKMIERIGYHCVQYFLKQWDKFQHEPWGTLAHSTHVHGIGTYDEKTGIETPRVRVTLATGIPEATCRKINLGYRDWRTIKKEDFANREHEGVFLEPKAGERLYHLRQKPKWAGGE, encoded by the coding sequence ATGTCCGACGCGCCCTACCGTTCCCTCGCTCCGTCCGGCCAGTCGCTCAGCGACGACACCGTGCGCGACCTCGTCGCTCGCGCCTGCCCCGCCGCCAACTACCGCGGCAAGCGCGTGTGCCTCATCATCCCCGACGGCACGCGCACCGCGCCCGTCGGCCTGATGTTCAAGACGCTCTTCGCGCAACTCGCGGGCGCCGTGAGGAAATTCGACGTCATGATCGCCCTCGGCACGCACCCAGCGATGACCGACACCGCCATCAACGAACGCGTCGAAATCTCCGCCGACGAACGCGCCTCCACCTACCGCGACGTCGAGTTCATCAACCACGAATGGGACAACCCCGCCGCGCTCCGCGATCTCGGCTGCATCCCCGCCGAGCAGATTCGCGAACTCTCCGGCGGTCTCTTCGCGATGGACGTGCCCGTGCACGTCAACAAGCGCCTCTTCGACTACGACGAACTCATCATCGTCGGACCGGTCTTCCCCCACGAGGTCGTCGGCTTCTCCGGCGGCAACAAGTATCTCTTCCCCGGCGTCGCGGGTCCGGGCATCTTGAATTTTTTTCACTGGCTCGGCGCCGTCGTCACGAACCCGATGATCATCGGCAACAAGTGGACGCCCGTGCGCAAAGTCGTCGATCGCGCCGGCGCCCTCGTCACAGTGCCGAAGCTCTGCTTCGCGATGGTCGTGCAGGGCAAGGGCGACCTCGCCGGCCTCTTCGCCGGCACGCCCGAGCAGGCATGGGATGACGCCAGCGAACTCTCGCGCCAGCTCCACATCACTTACAAGGACCGCCCGTTCCACACCGTGCTCAGCTGCGCGCCCGCGATGTATGACGAACTCTGGGTCGGCGGTAAGTGCATGTATAAACTCGAGCCGATCGTCGCCGACGGCGGCGAGCTCATCATCTACGCGCCGCACATCCACGAAGTCTCCGTCGTGCACGGCAAGATGATCGAGCGCATCGGCTACCACTGCGTGCAGTATTTCCTCAAGCAGTGGGACAAGTTCCAACACGAGCCGTGGGGCACCCTCGCCCACTCCACCCACGTGCACGGCATCGGCACCTACGACGAGAAAACCGGCATCGAGACGCCGCGCGTGCGCGTGACGCTCGCGACCGGCATCCCCGAGGCCACCTGCCGCAAGATCAACCTCGGCTACCGCGACTGGCGCACGATCAAGAAAGAGGACTTCGCCAACCGCGAACACGAGGGCGTTTTCCTCGAGCCGAAGGCCGGCGAACGCCTTTACCATCTCCGCCAGAAGCCCAAGTGGGCCGGCGGCGAGTGA
- a CDS encoding bifunctional 4-hydroxy-2-oxoglutarate aldolase/2-dehydro-3-deoxy-phosphogluconate aldolase, with amino-acid sequence MNKSEVLARIKQEKVIALIRADGPDSLIDCARALAAGGLTVIELTMSTPGALDVLAKAAKELPHVTFGMGTVVNAETVAQAQAAGAKFIVTPCVRPAVIAACKERGLAILGGALTPTEAYNTYELGADVVKVFPAEFFGPAFIKSLKAPFPFLNVMPTGGVTPETVADFLKAGAYATAAGSALVQPAALKAKDWAAITLRAKEFVAAANKA; translated from the coding sequence ATGAACAAGTCCGAAGTCCTCGCCCGCATCAAACAAGAGAAGGTCATCGCGCTCATCCGCGCCGACGGCCCCGACAGTCTCATCGACTGCGCCCGCGCCCTCGCCGCCGGTGGCCTCACGGTCATCGAGCTCACGATGTCCACGCCCGGCGCGCTCGACGTGCTCGCCAAGGCCGCGAAGGAGCTCCCGCACGTGACCTTCGGCATGGGCACCGTCGTCAACGCCGAGACCGTCGCGCAGGCCCAGGCCGCCGGGGCGAAGTTCATCGTCACGCCTTGCGTGCGCCCCGCGGTCATCGCCGCCTGCAAGGAGCGCGGCCTCGCCATCCTCGGCGGCGCGCTCACGCCGACGGAAGCCTACAACACCTACGAACTCGGCGCCGACGTCGTGAAGGTCTTCCCCGCCGAGTTCTTCGGCCCCGCCTTCATCAAGTCCCTCAAGGCCCCCTTCCCCTTCCTGAACGTCATGCCCACCGGCGGCGTCACACCCGAGACCGTCGCCGATTTCCTCAAGGCGGGCGCCTACGCCACCGCCGCCGGCAGCGCCCTCGTGCAACCCGCCGCGCTCAAGGCCAAGGACTGGGCCGCGATCACGCTCCGCGCCAAGGAATTCGTCGCCGCCGCCAACAAGGCCTGA